From Camelina sativa cultivar DH55 chromosome 20, Cs, whole genome shotgun sequence, the proteins below share one genomic window:
- the LOC104770758 gene encoding uncharacterized protein LOC104770758 isoform X1, producing the protein MASATATWTPSSLQLRLAFSSSVRRNSRAVYLRPSRLARKSGCGVVVCVSQKPEVDAAWTGSDSSKSSANNLAGWDDSGNDDKKSARAKKKSLIEGVVGAGVAGIVLFLGLSYAAASFNKRTKKQEMHSLTSQQESMIQSSDEISSDEIKVDNSEENSLKDEGKGVEKNDTAQQGDEGSGEDKLLGKGTSPFDGDMPDETDATERMPQDTPEADVMIDVETDLETIESEKIISESKSLLDSSSEPTLLDSESSNLADAENPTTEDPESLPNTEPTNVSDFENRVNSQKETEELPEVSPLDDTGTELSTVTEELPEVDETPEYLAAGNMTSVSDIDTMKETEASKTPVPESIDGVNDELNINSQDELDNGLPLEIPSGGSAFSSAGIPAPFMSVLVNPGKILVPAAADQVQCQAFAALQVLKVIETDTQPSSLCTRREYARWLVSASSALSRTTTSKVYPAMYIENVTELAFDDVTPEDPDFSSIQGLAEAGLITSKLSNRDLLDDVERTVLFSPESLLSRQDLISWKMALEKRQLPEADKQKLYELSGFIDIEKINPDAWPAIIADLSTGEQGIAALAFGCTRLFQPQKPVTKGQAAIALSSGEASDIVSEELARIEAESMAEKAVSAHNALVAEVEKDVNASFEKELSVEREKIEAVEKMAELAKVELEQLKEKREEENLALVKERAAVESEMEVLSRLRREAEDKLEDLMSNKAEISFEKERVSNLRKEAEEESQRISKLQYELEVERKALSMARSWAEEEGKRAKEQGKALEEARKRWETNGLKVVVDKDLQETSIGETEQSELLNSVEKSSVEETEERAKTLMDKLKEMAGTVGGKSREVIFIVMEKIRSWITILKEFAENLGKRTGEMRDAAVVKAKGAAEEVGKGTAQVTEKVKRVAEECRDGVGKISQRFKT; encoded by the exons ATGGCTTCTGCGACCGCCACGTGGACACCTTCCTCCCTCCAGCTCCGTCTCGCTTTTAGCTCCAGCGTTCGTCGGAATTCTCGCGCCGTTTACTTACGACCGTCGAGATTAGCTAGGAAATCGGGTTGTGGAGTTGTCGTCTGTGTTTCGCAGAAGCCTGAAGTCGATGCTGCGTGGACCGGATCGGATTCCTCAAAGTCGTCGGCTAATAACTTGGCTGGGTGGGATGATTCCGGTAACGATGATAAAAAGTCTGCTAGagctaagaagaagagtttgattGAAG GTGTAGTTGGGGCTGGAGTTGCTGGAATCGTTTTGTTTCTTGGGCTAAGCTATGCAGCAGCATCTTTTAACAAGC GAACAAAGAAACAGGAGATGCATTCGTTGACTTCCCAGCAGGAGAGTATGATTCAGTCGTCTGATGAAATTTCTAGTGATGAGATCAAGGTAGATAACAGTGAGGAAAACAGTCTTAAGGACGAGGGTAAGGGTGTAGAAAAGAATGATACAGCTCAGCAAGGTGATGAAGGGTCTGGTGAAGATAAACTACTTGGTAAGGGGACTTCGCCATTTGATGGTGACATGCCTGATGAAACAGATGCTACTGAAAGGATGCCCCAAGATACGCCTGAGGCAGATGTGATGATCGATGTGGAAACTGATCTTGAGACAAtagaaagtgaaaaaataatttctgaATCTAAGTCTCTGTTAGACTCATCCAGTGAGCCTACTCTTCTAGATTCAGAAAGTAGTAATCTTGCGGACGCGGAAAATCCAACTACTGAAGATCCAGAGAGCCTTCCTAACACTGAACCAACCAATGTGTCTGATTTTGAAAATCGTGTTAACAGTCAGAAGGAAACTGAGGAGCTTCCTGAGGTTTCTCCACTAGATGACACGGGAACAGAACTCTCGACTGTAACTGAGGAGCTTCCTGAGGTTGACGAAACACCCGAATACTTGGCTGCGGGAAATATGACATCAGTCTCAGACATAGATACGATGAAAGAAACTGAAGCTTCGAAAACTCCTGTGCCAGAATCTATAGATGGGGTAAACGATGAACTAAACATAAATAGTCAAGATGAGCTCGACAACGGACTGCCTTTGGAAATACCGAGTGGTGGAAGTGCATTTTCTTCTGCAGGAATTCCTGCACCTTTTATGTCTGTTCTAGTAAATCCTGGAAAGATTCTTGTCCCCGCTGCTGCTGATCAGGTCCAGTGTCAAGCATTTGCAGCTTTGCAAGTTCTGAag GTCATTGAAACTGACACCCAACCTAGTAGTCTATGTACTCGCAGAGAATATGCCAGGTGGCTGGTTTCTGCCAGCAGCGCGTTATCAAG AACCACAACCTCAAAAGTGTATCCTGCTATGTATATAGAGAATGTTACTGAGCTTGCTTTCGATGATGTTACTCCAGAAGACCCTGATTTCTCATCCATTCAAG GGTTGGCAGAAGCGGGACTCATCACGAGCAAGCTTTCTAACCGTGATCTGCTTGACGATGTTGAACGCACAGTCCTGTTTTCCCCTGAAAG CCTTCTTTCACGCCAGGATCTTATAAGCTGGAAAATGGCCTTGGAGAAACGACAGCTTCCAGAAGCTGATAAACAG AAGCTGTATGAACTATCGGGTTTCATTGACATCGAGAAGATAAACCCAGATGCATGGCCTGCTATTATCGCAGATTTATCTACTGGGGAACAAGGAATCGCTGCCCTTGCATTTG GTTGTACAAGATTGTTTCAGCCTCAAAAACCAGTCACCAAAGGACAAGCTGCCATTGCTCTTTCAAGTGGTGAGGCATCCGATATTGTTAGTGAGGAATTGGCACGTATAGAAGCAGAATCGATGGCTGAAAAAGCTGTGTCTGCGCATAACGCCCTTGTTGCGGAAGTAGAAAAAGACGTCAATGCCAGCTTTGAGAAAGAGCTTTCCGTGGAACGGGAAAAGATTGAAGCGGTCGAGAAAATGGCGGAACTAGCGAAAGTGGAGTTGGAGCAGCTgaaggaaaagagagaggaagagaatcTGGCCTTGGTGAAAGAACGAGCTGCTGTTGAGTCAGAAATGGAGGTGCTCTCAAGGTTAAGACGCGAAGCAGAAGACAAGCTGGAGGATTTGATGAGTAACAAGGCAGAGATATCTTTTGAGAAGGAAAGGGTTTCCAATCTTCGAAAAGAGGCTGAAGAAGAGAGCCAGCGGATTTCAAAGTTGCAGTATGAATTGGAAGTTGAACGAAAAGCCCTGTCTATGGCCAG aTCGTGGGCTGAGGAGGAAGGAAAGAGAGCTAAAGAACAAGGAAAAGCTTTAGAAGAGGCAAGAAAGCGATGGGAAACAAATGGACTGAAAGTTGTTGTTGATAAAGACCTTCAAGAGACGAGCATTGGAGAGACTGAACAAAGTGAATTACTAAACAGTGTGGAGAAATCGTCGGTTGAAGAAACTGAGGAGAGAGCCAAAACCCTGATGGATAAGCTGAAAGAGATGGCTGGAACCGTGGGAGGAAAATCCCGGGAAGTGATCTTCATTGTGATGGAGAAAATACGATCGTGGATTACAATTTTGAAGGAATTCGCGGAGAATTTAGGAAAGCGAACTGGAGAAATGAGAGATGCGGCCGTTGTCAAGGCAAAAGGAGCTGCTGAGGAAGTTGGGAAAGGAACAGCTCAGGTAACCGAGAAGGTGAAGAGAGTCGCTGAGGAGTGTAGAGATGGAGTTGGAAAGATCTCCCAGAGGTTCAAGACCTAA
- the LOC104770761 gene encoding kinesin-like protein KIN-10C isoform X1 encodes METKMTKLVRVVARVKPSTDPSSTGSILIQKPVGESVTISFGAQFAGSKDSYKLDYCYEESETTGLILTKEITPLISSVFEGKDANVIAHGARSSGKTHLIQGNEREFGLAVLTMSEMLSMAEERGDSVSVSVYEVFQETVYDLLDQEKRVVTVLEGAQGKIQLKGLSQVPVKSLSEFHNLYFGLKKTQKLSSDPPVRSHKGVMIHVTSANADSHGRMNFLDMAGYEDSRKQNSALAPLEIARINKSIYALQNVMYALNANESHVPYRESKLTRMLKDCLQGCNRTLLITCLPREFSQDSFYMLNLASRICQGGNRATTNPTKKKINGLEKSISLSSAAQRRQTPSTVSATSRKQTVLRGNVTERKTKINTTASALKARKLFGEANDSAKCKNISKKMEGKAKMTLKKEISTSKVVFSVQASSSKEEVCSSFTVTDSQSSLVEENSLAYSCSAVAMEPSYSTSVSLSSEVVDTTDKETPRKHEEKVSGATQCDDAFADKAPIVERDDNNSVTEEDLPLVVNEGENLDKENNSLLGNESASPPLSIRLQNLSNNLKSICKFSNQLSVPEKYQTPFTESQAEEASEHSDITAEAVVSLELRTPEKTMPSNVDCSPWRTYSAHSSKLKNSAVGDYLKFINTAGKEDLKKLKGIGEKRATYIVELRDESPFHTLDDLQGIGLSAKQVKGLLKKEIGDIFD; translated from the exons ATGGAGACGAAGATGACGAAACTGGTTCGGGTTGTGGCTAGGGTTAAACCCTCCACGGATCCGTCGTCAACAGGATCAATACTGATCCAAAAGCCGGTGGGTGAGAGTGTTACGATTTCTTTTGGAGCTCAATTCGCTGG TTCGAAAGACTCGTATAAATTGGACTACTGCTACGAAGAGAGTGAAACTACAGGTTTGATTCTCACTAAGGAGATAACACCGCTTATCTCTAGTGTATTTGAGGGTAAAGATGCTAATGTTATTGCCCATGGAGCAAGAAGTAGCGGAAAAACACACCTAATCCAG GGTAACGAGAGGGAGTTTGGTTTAGCCGTCCTTACAATGTCTGAGATGTTATCTATGGCTGAGGAAAGAGGAGACTCAGTTTCTGTATCGGTTTATGAGGTGTTTCAGGAAACTGTGTATGATCTCTTAGACCAAGAAAAGCGAGTTGTTACTGTACTAGAAGGTGCACAAGGGAAAATTCAACTCAAGGGACTTTCACAG GTACCTGTCAAGTCTCTCTCAGAATTCCACAACTTATATTTTGGTCTCAAGAAAACTCAGAAGCTGAGTAGTGACCCTCCAGTTAGGAGTCATAAAGGTGTGATGATACATGTTACCAGTGCCAATGCAGACTCTCATGGGAGGATGAATTTTCTTGATATGGCAG GATATGAGGACTCCAGGAAACAAAACAGTGCCTTAGCTCCTCTAGAGATTGCCAGGATAAATAAGTCGATTTATGCTTTACAGAATGTCATGTATGCTCTCAATGCCAATGAATCTCATGTACCATATCGGGAGAGCAAACTCACTCGCATGTTGAAGGATTGTTTACAAGGATGCAACAGAACATTGCTGATCACTTGTTTG ccCCGGGAATTTAGCCAAGACTCCTTTTACATGCTAAACTTAGCATCACGGATCTGTCAAGGTGGTAACCGAGCCACGACTAATCCTACTAAGAAGAAGATCAACGGTCTTGAAAAATCTATTTCACTATCCTCTGCTGCTCAAAGGAGACAGACACCTTCGACTGTGTCTGCTACTTCTAGAAAACAGACAGTGCTAAGGGGAAATGTGACAGAGAGAAAGACTAAAATCAACACTACTGCTTCTGCACTTAAAGCAAG GAAACTGTTTGGTGAAGCGAATGATTCAGCGAAATGTAAAAATATCTCTAAGAAG ATGGAAGGCAAAGCAAAGATGACACTTAAAAAG GAAATCTCCACCTCGAAGGTTGTCTTTAGCGTTCAAGCCTCCTCATCGAAAGAA GAAGTCTGTTCATCTTTTACTGTTACAGATTCTCAATCTTCTTTGGTAGAAGAG AATTCTCTGGCTTACTCATGTTCTGCAGTAGCCATGGAACCG AGCTATTCAACAAGTGTCTCTTTAAGCTCTGAAGTTGTTGACACTACAGATAAG GAGACACCCCGGAAACATGAGGAAAAGGTTTCAGGAGCCACTCAATGTGATGATGCTTTTGCAGACAAAG CACCAATCGTAGAGAGGGATGACAACAATTCAGTCACTGAAGAAGATCTCCCTCTGGTGGTTAATGAAG GTGAAAACCtggacaaagaaaacaacagttTGCTAGGCAACGAAAGTGCATCACCACCGCTTAGCATCCGACTTCAAAATCTGTCAAACAATTTGAAGTCGATATGCAAATTCTCAAACCAACTATCAGTACCTGAGAAATATCAAACTCCCTTTACTGAATCTCAGGCAGAAGAAGCATCAGAGCACAGTGATATTACTGCTGAAGCTGTTGTCAGTCTAGAGCTAAGAACGCCTGAGAAAACTATGCCTTCCAACGTTGACTGCAGTCCTTGGAGGACATATAGCGCACACAGCTCTAAACTGAAG AACTCTGCTGTTGGAGATTACCTGAAGTTCATAAACACAGCTGgaaa GGAAGATCTAAAGAAGTTAAAG GGTATTGGCGAGAAAAGAGCAACTTACATAGTTGAGCTCCGCGATGAATCTCCATTTCACACG CTCGATGATTTGCAAGGCATCGGACTTTCAGCAAAACAG GTTAAGGGACTGCTAAAAAAAGAGATTGGGGATATTTTCGATTAG
- the LOC104770758 gene encoding uncharacterized protein LOC104770758 isoform X2 has product MHSLTSQQESMIQSSDEISSDEIKVDNSEENSLKDEGKGVEKNDTAQQGDEGSGEDKLLGKGTSPFDGDMPDETDATERMPQDTPEADVMIDVETDLETIESEKIISESKSLLDSSSEPTLLDSESSNLADAENPTTEDPESLPNTEPTNVSDFENRVNSQKETEELPEVSPLDDTGTELSTVTEELPEVDETPEYLAAGNMTSVSDIDTMKETEASKTPVPESIDGVNDELNINSQDELDNGLPLEIPSGGSAFSSAGIPAPFMSVLVNPGKILVPAAADQVQCQAFAALQVLKVIETDTQPSSLCTRREYARWLVSASSALSRTTTSKVYPAMYIENVTELAFDDVTPEDPDFSSIQGLAEAGLITSKLSNRDLLDDVERTVLFSPESLLSRQDLISWKMALEKRQLPEADKQKLYELSGFIDIEKINPDAWPAIIADLSTGEQGIAALAFGCTRLFQPQKPVTKGQAAIALSSGEASDIVSEELARIEAESMAEKAVSAHNALVAEVEKDVNASFEKELSVEREKIEAVEKMAELAKVELEQLKEKREEENLALVKERAAVESEMEVLSRLRREAEDKLEDLMSNKAEISFEKERVSNLRKEAEEESQRISKLQYELEVERKALSMARSWAEEEGKRAKEQGKALEEARKRWETNGLKVVVDKDLQETSIGETEQSELLNSVEKSSVEETEERAKTLMDKLKEMAGTVGGKSREVIFIVMEKIRSWITILKEFAENLGKRTGEMRDAAVVKAKGAAEEVGKGTAQVTEKVKRVAEECRDGVGKISQRFKT; this is encoded by the exons ATGCATTCGTTGACTTCCCAGCAGGAGAGTATGATTCAGTCGTCTGATGAAATTTCTAGTGATGAGATCAAGGTAGATAACAGTGAGGAAAACAGTCTTAAGGACGAGGGTAAGGGTGTAGAAAAGAATGATACAGCTCAGCAAGGTGATGAAGGGTCTGGTGAAGATAAACTACTTGGTAAGGGGACTTCGCCATTTGATGGTGACATGCCTGATGAAACAGATGCTACTGAAAGGATGCCCCAAGATACGCCTGAGGCAGATGTGATGATCGATGTGGAAACTGATCTTGAGACAAtagaaagtgaaaaaataatttctgaATCTAAGTCTCTGTTAGACTCATCCAGTGAGCCTACTCTTCTAGATTCAGAAAGTAGTAATCTTGCGGACGCGGAAAATCCAACTACTGAAGATCCAGAGAGCCTTCCTAACACTGAACCAACCAATGTGTCTGATTTTGAAAATCGTGTTAACAGTCAGAAGGAAACTGAGGAGCTTCCTGAGGTTTCTCCACTAGATGACACGGGAACAGAACTCTCGACTGTAACTGAGGAGCTTCCTGAGGTTGACGAAACACCCGAATACTTGGCTGCGGGAAATATGACATCAGTCTCAGACATAGATACGATGAAAGAAACTGAAGCTTCGAAAACTCCTGTGCCAGAATCTATAGATGGGGTAAACGATGAACTAAACATAAATAGTCAAGATGAGCTCGACAACGGACTGCCTTTGGAAATACCGAGTGGTGGAAGTGCATTTTCTTCTGCAGGAATTCCTGCACCTTTTATGTCTGTTCTAGTAAATCCTGGAAAGATTCTTGTCCCCGCTGCTGCTGATCAGGTCCAGTGTCAAGCATTTGCAGCTTTGCAAGTTCTGAag GTCATTGAAACTGACACCCAACCTAGTAGTCTATGTACTCGCAGAGAATATGCCAGGTGGCTGGTTTCTGCCAGCAGCGCGTTATCAAG AACCACAACCTCAAAAGTGTATCCTGCTATGTATATAGAGAATGTTACTGAGCTTGCTTTCGATGATGTTACTCCAGAAGACCCTGATTTCTCATCCATTCAAG GGTTGGCAGAAGCGGGACTCATCACGAGCAAGCTTTCTAACCGTGATCTGCTTGACGATGTTGAACGCACAGTCCTGTTTTCCCCTGAAAG CCTTCTTTCACGCCAGGATCTTATAAGCTGGAAAATGGCCTTGGAGAAACGACAGCTTCCAGAAGCTGATAAACAG AAGCTGTATGAACTATCGGGTTTCATTGACATCGAGAAGATAAACCCAGATGCATGGCCTGCTATTATCGCAGATTTATCTACTGGGGAACAAGGAATCGCTGCCCTTGCATTTG GTTGTACAAGATTGTTTCAGCCTCAAAAACCAGTCACCAAAGGACAAGCTGCCATTGCTCTTTCAAGTGGTGAGGCATCCGATATTGTTAGTGAGGAATTGGCACGTATAGAAGCAGAATCGATGGCTGAAAAAGCTGTGTCTGCGCATAACGCCCTTGTTGCGGAAGTAGAAAAAGACGTCAATGCCAGCTTTGAGAAAGAGCTTTCCGTGGAACGGGAAAAGATTGAAGCGGTCGAGAAAATGGCGGAACTAGCGAAAGTGGAGTTGGAGCAGCTgaaggaaaagagagaggaagagaatcTGGCCTTGGTGAAAGAACGAGCTGCTGTTGAGTCAGAAATGGAGGTGCTCTCAAGGTTAAGACGCGAAGCAGAAGACAAGCTGGAGGATTTGATGAGTAACAAGGCAGAGATATCTTTTGAGAAGGAAAGGGTTTCCAATCTTCGAAAAGAGGCTGAAGAAGAGAGCCAGCGGATTTCAAAGTTGCAGTATGAATTGGAAGTTGAACGAAAAGCCCTGTCTATGGCCAG aTCGTGGGCTGAGGAGGAAGGAAAGAGAGCTAAAGAACAAGGAAAAGCTTTAGAAGAGGCAAGAAAGCGATGGGAAACAAATGGACTGAAAGTTGTTGTTGATAAAGACCTTCAAGAGACGAGCATTGGAGAGACTGAACAAAGTGAATTACTAAACAGTGTGGAGAAATCGTCGGTTGAAGAAACTGAGGAGAGAGCCAAAACCCTGATGGATAAGCTGAAAGAGATGGCTGGAACCGTGGGAGGAAAATCCCGGGAAGTGATCTTCATTGTGATGGAGAAAATACGATCGTGGATTACAATTTTGAAGGAATTCGCGGAGAATTTAGGAAAGCGAACTGGAGAAATGAGAGATGCGGCCGTTGTCAAGGCAAAAGGAGCTGCTGAGGAAGTTGGGAAAGGAACAGCTCAGGTAACCGAGAAGGTGAAGAGAGTCGCTGAGGAGTGTAGAGATGGAGTTGGAAAGATCTCCCAGAGGTTCAAGACCTAA
- the LOC104772509 gene encoding agamous-like MADS-box protein AGL53 → MLSVRNRRCFKKHRSLSSVSKKTTNLAAREKTMFKKASELSILCDVEVCVIYYNRDGELVGTWPEDQSKVRDMAERYSKLNDSERRKKSTNLSQFLNKKTDKKTSLDINDKRFSEKLLEMEASLESNIRVLQDQHLRVLQNQSQTEPLDQNPLVSSPGFFTTLMSGGGVSKTEQYLSTPSSTQQLPMVMMQTQTPPPLVHFDDQLFAEWNPSSFSFAEDPSLMFSSFYH, encoded by the coding sequence atgttgtCGGTGAGGAACAGAAGGTGTTTCAAGAAACACCGTTCGCTCTCTTCCGTatcaaagaagacaacaaaTCTTGCTGCAAGAGAAAAGACCATGTTTAAGAAAGCATCCGAGCTTTCGATCCTTTGTGATGTCGAAGTCTGTGTTATATACTACAACCGCGATGGAGAACTCGTCGGGACATGGCCGGAAGATCAATCCAAGGTTCGAGACATGGCAGAGAGATACAGCAAACTCAACGATAGCGAGAGACGCAAGAAAAGCACAAACCTTTCTCAGTTTCTGAATAAGAAGACCGACAAGAAGACATCTTTAGATATCAATGACAAGAGATTCTCTGAGAAACTTTTGGAGATGGAGGCTTCGTTAGAGAGTAATATACGGGTGTTACAAGATCAGCATCTTCGGGTGTTACAGAACCAGTCTCAGACAGAACCCCTCGATCAGAACCCTTTGGTGTCTTCCCCCGGCTTCTTCACAACATTGATGAGCGGTGGTGGTGtgtcaaaaacagagcaatacctaTCGACGCCTTCATCGACTCAACAACTTCCCATGGTGATGATGCAGACACAAACCCCACCACCACTTGTCCACTTTGATGATCAGTTGTTTGCCGAGTGGAATCCGtcgtctttttcttttgcagaaGATCCATCattgatgttctcttctttttaccaTTGA
- the LOC104770761 gene encoding kinesin-like protein KIN-10C isoform X2 produces METKMTKLVRVVARVKPSTDPSSTGSILIQKPVGESVTISFGAQCSKDSYKLDYCYEESETTGLILTKEITPLISSVFEGKDANVIAHGARSSGKTHLIQGNEREFGLAVLTMSEMLSMAEERGDSVSVSVYEVFQETVYDLLDQEKRVVTVLEGAQGKIQLKGLSQVPVKSLSEFHNLYFGLKKTQKLSSDPPVRSHKGVMIHVTSANADSHGRMNFLDMAGYEDSRKQNSALAPLEIARINKSIYALQNVMYALNANESHVPYRESKLTRMLKDCLQGCNRTLLITCLPREFSQDSFYMLNLASRICQGGNRATTNPTKKKINGLEKSISLSSAAQRRQTPSTVSATSRKQTVLRGNVTERKTKINTTASALKARKLFGEANDSAKCKNISKKMEGKAKMTLKKEISTSKVVFSVQASSSKEEVCSSFTVTDSQSSLVEENSLAYSCSAVAMEPSYSTSVSLSSEVVDTTDKETPRKHEEKVSGATQCDDAFADKAPIVERDDNNSVTEEDLPLVVNEGENLDKENNSLLGNESASPPLSIRLQNLSNNLKSICKFSNQLSVPEKYQTPFTESQAEEASEHSDITAEAVVSLELRTPEKTMPSNVDCSPWRTYSAHSSKLKNSAVGDYLKFINTAGKEDLKKLKGIGEKRATYIVELRDESPFHTLDDLQGIGLSAKQVKGLLKKEIGDIFD; encoded by the exons ATGGAGACGAAGATGACGAAACTGGTTCGGGTTGTGGCTAGGGTTAAACCCTCCACGGATCCGTCGTCAACAGGATCAATACTGATCCAAAAGCCGGTGGGTGAGAGTGTTACGATTTCTTTTGGAGCTCAAT GTTCGAAAGACTCGTATAAATTGGACTACTGCTACGAAGAGAGTGAAACTACAGGTTTGATTCTCACTAAGGAGATAACACCGCTTATCTCTAGTGTATTTGAGGGTAAAGATGCTAATGTTATTGCCCATGGAGCAAGAAGTAGCGGAAAAACACACCTAATCCAG GGTAACGAGAGGGAGTTTGGTTTAGCCGTCCTTACAATGTCTGAGATGTTATCTATGGCTGAGGAAAGAGGAGACTCAGTTTCTGTATCGGTTTATGAGGTGTTTCAGGAAACTGTGTATGATCTCTTAGACCAAGAAAAGCGAGTTGTTACTGTACTAGAAGGTGCACAAGGGAAAATTCAACTCAAGGGACTTTCACAG GTACCTGTCAAGTCTCTCTCAGAATTCCACAACTTATATTTTGGTCTCAAGAAAACTCAGAAGCTGAGTAGTGACCCTCCAGTTAGGAGTCATAAAGGTGTGATGATACATGTTACCAGTGCCAATGCAGACTCTCATGGGAGGATGAATTTTCTTGATATGGCAG GATATGAGGACTCCAGGAAACAAAACAGTGCCTTAGCTCCTCTAGAGATTGCCAGGATAAATAAGTCGATTTATGCTTTACAGAATGTCATGTATGCTCTCAATGCCAATGAATCTCATGTACCATATCGGGAGAGCAAACTCACTCGCATGTTGAAGGATTGTTTACAAGGATGCAACAGAACATTGCTGATCACTTGTTTG ccCCGGGAATTTAGCCAAGACTCCTTTTACATGCTAAACTTAGCATCACGGATCTGTCAAGGTGGTAACCGAGCCACGACTAATCCTACTAAGAAGAAGATCAACGGTCTTGAAAAATCTATTTCACTATCCTCTGCTGCTCAAAGGAGACAGACACCTTCGACTGTGTCTGCTACTTCTAGAAAACAGACAGTGCTAAGGGGAAATGTGACAGAGAGAAAGACTAAAATCAACACTACTGCTTCTGCACTTAAAGCAAG GAAACTGTTTGGTGAAGCGAATGATTCAGCGAAATGTAAAAATATCTCTAAGAAG ATGGAAGGCAAAGCAAAGATGACACTTAAAAAG GAAATCTCCACCTCGAAGGTTGTCTTTAGCGTTCAAGCCTCCTCATCGAAAGAA GAAGTCTGTTCATCTTTTACTGTTACAGATTCTCAATCTTCTTTGGTAGAAGAG AATTCTCTGGCTTACTCATGTTCTGCAGTAGCCATGGAACCG AGCTATTCAACAAGTGTCTCTTTAAGCTCTGAAGTTGTTGACACTACAGATAAG GAGACACCCCGGAAACATGAGGAAAAGGTTTCAGGAGCCACTCAATGTGATGATGCTTTTGCAGACAAAG CACCAATCGTAGAGAGGGATGACAACAATTCAGTCACTGAAGAAGATCTCCCTCTGGTGGTTAATGAAG GTGAAAACCtggacaaagaaaacaacagttTGCTAGGCAACGAAAGTGCATCACCACCGCTTAGCATCCGACTTCAAAATCTGTCAAACAATTTGAAGTCGATATGCAAATTCTCAAACCAACTATCAGTACCTGAGAAATATCAAACTCCCTTTACTGAATCTCAGGCAGAAGAAGCATCAGAGCACAGTGATATTACTGCTGAAGCTGTTGTCAGTCTAGAGCTAAGAACGCCTGAGAAAACTATGCCTTCCAACGTTGACTGCAGTCCTTGGAGGACATATAGCGCACACAGCTCTAAACTGAAG AACTCTGCTGTTGGAGATTACCTGAAGTTCATAAACACAGCTGgaaa GGAAGATCTAAAGAAGTTAAAG GGTATTGGCGAGAAAAGAGCAACTTACATAGTTGAGCTCCGCGATGAATCTCCATTTCACACG CTCGATGATTTGCAAGGCATCGGACTTTCAGCAAAACAG GTTAAGGGACTGCTAAAAAAAGAGATTGGGGATATTTTCGATTAG
- the LOC104770760 gene encoding 60S ribosomal protein L13-3, translated as MKHNNVIPSSHFRKHWQNYVKTWFNQPARKTRRRVARQTKAVKIFPRPTSGPLRPVVHGQTLKYNMKVRAGKGFTLEELKSAGIPKKLAPTIGISVDHRRKNRSLEGLQSNVQRLNTYKAKLVVFPRRSRKVKAGDSTPEELANATQVQGDYMPIVSQKAAMELVKVSADMKAFKAYDKLRLERTNARHAGARAKRAAEAEKEEKK; from the exons ATGAAGCACAACAACGTTATCCCGAGCTCACACTTTCGCAAGCACTGGCAGAACTATGTCAAGACTTGGTTTAACCAGCCTGCCAGGAAAACAAGGAGACGTGTTG CTAGACAGACGAAGGCTGTGAAGATCTTCCCTCGTCCAACCTCTGGTCCTCTCCGCCCTGTTGTGCATGGTCAGACTCTTAAGTACAACATGAAAGTTAGAGCTGGAAAAGGATTCACTCTTGAAGAGCTTAAG TCTGCTGGTATCCCAAAGAAGTTGGCTCCAACTATCGGAATTTCTGTTGATCACCGTCGCAAGAACCGTTCTTTGGAGGGTCTTCAATCCAATGTCCAAAGGTTAAATACTTACAAGGCTAAGCTCGTTGTGTTCCCTCGCCGTTCCCGTAAAGTCAAG GCTGGTGATTCTACCCCAGAGGAGCTTGCTAATGCTACTCAAGTCCAGGGAGATTACATGCCAATTGTTAGCCAGAAGGCAGCCATGGAGCTAGTGAAGGTGAGTGCCGATATGAAGGCTTTCAAAGCTTATGACAAACTCCGTCTTGAGCGAACAAATGCACGCCATGCTGGTGCCAGAGCCAAGAGGGCAGCTGAGGccgaaaaagaagagaagaagtaa